One part of the Glycine max cultivar Williams 82 chromosome 14, Glycine_max_v4.0, whole genome shotgun sequence genome encodes these proteins:
- the LOC100775888 gene encoding glycine-rich cell wall structural protein isoform X2, giving the protein MNTKPVFFLCFLCALLLISVVATEPSKDETQEEPKTQPDAWGRGGSGGHDGSWGHGGDWGHGGGGHGGGHGGGCRCCGRKGCKCC; this is encoded by the exons ATGAATACCAAGCCCGTTTTCTTCTTGTGCTTCCTCTGCGCACTGCTTCTCATCTCTGTTGTGGCAACTGAGCCATCCAAAGATGAGACACAAG AAGAACCAAAGACACAGCCAGATGCCTGGGGAAGAGGTGGAAGTGGGGGGCATGATGGAAGCTGGGGACACGGTGGAGACTGGGGGCATGGCGGAGGAGGACACGGTGGAGGACATGGCGGAGGATGCAGATGCTGCGGTCGAAAGGGCTGCAAATGTTGCTGA
- the LOC100775888 gene encoding glycine-rich protein DOT1 isoform X1: MNTKPVFFLCFLCALLLISVVATEPSKDETQAEEPKTQPDAWGRGGSGGHDGSWGHGGDWGHGGGGHGGGHGGGCRCCGRKGCKCC; encoded by the exons ATGAATACCAAGCCCGTTTTCTTCTTGTGCTTCCTCTGCGCACTGCTTCTCATCTCTGTTGTGGCAACTGAGCCATCCAAAGATGAGACACAAG CAGAAGAACCAAAGACACAGCCAGATGCCTGGGGAAGAGGTGGAAGTGGGGGGCATGATGGAAGCTGGGGACACGGTGGAGACTGGGGGCATGGCGGAGGAGGACACGGTGGAGGACATGGCGGAGGATGCAGATGCTGCGGTCGAAAGGGCTGCAAATGTTGCTGA
- the LOC100805825 gene encoding uncharacterized protein: MARYHDPYYYYLWEYFSFPLHLVFFVFILFFVLAFSWYINYESLFEDLLVQVKIFLALVPLLLLLLVHCLSSGASFPIPLPEERESLHRAGGSPWGVALLLLFVLFMMAYQSSFHQRWFPLATR; encoded by the coding sequence ATGGCCAGGTACCACGATCCCTACTACTACTACTTGTGGGAGTACTTCTCTTTCCCACTCCACCTCGTCTTCTTCGTGTTCATCCTTTTCTTCGTGCTAGCGTTCTCGTGGTACATAAACTACGAGTCTTTGTTCGAGGACTTGCTCGTGCAGGTGAAGATCTTCCTCGCCCTCGTGCCTCTGCTCTTGTTGCTCCTCGTTCACTGCCTCTCGAGCGGAGCGTCGTTCCCAATACCCTTGCCGGAGGAGAGGGAGTCGCTGCACAGAGCTGGAGGGTCTCCGTGGGGTGTAGCACTCTTGCTTCTCTTCGTGTTGTTCATGATGGCATACCAATCTTCCTTCCACCAACGTTGGTTTCCTTTGGCTACTAGATGA